The following proteins are co-located in the Macadamia integrifolia cultivar HAES 741 chromosome 3, SCU_Mint_v3, whole genome shotgun sequence genome:
- the LOC122072956 gene encoding double-stranded RNA-binding protein 1-like: protein MSPNNGFEGIPKCYIFKSRLQEYAQKAGIPTPVYETTKEGPSHEPSFRSTVIVNNIGYDSLPGFFNRKAAEQSAAEIALMELAKSGNLRECISNPVVCFFFLISI from the exons ATGTCGCCCAATAATGGGTTCGAAG GCATACCAAAGTGCTATATATTTAAAAGCCGGTTACAAGAATATGCACAGAAGGCAGGGATTCCTACTCCTGTTTATGAGACTACAAAGGAGGGTCCTTCCCATGAGCCAAGCTTCAGGTCCACAGTCATTGTGAACAATATCGGATATGATTCTTTGCCTGGATTTTTCAATCGTAAGGCGGCAGAACAGTCAGCTGCAGAAATTGCTCTTATGGAATTAGCTAAATCGGGGAACTTGAGGGAATGCATCTCAAACCCAGtggtttgttttttctttctcattagTATATAA